The Vigna radiata var. radiata cultivar VC1973A chromosome 6, Vradiata_ver6, whole genome shotgun sequence DNA segment tactttttaaactgCACACtataattaatatgattaattttCTATATGTGAAAACTGTATGgttaataaatgtaatttaatttcctattgaatatttttccgacatttctttatgaaatatttatttttaccaaGAAGAATAAAAGCTGACTCCAAAAGCAAAATGCGGGTATGGAGCCGGGAACCCGACCCATTATAAATGTGAGTAGCTAACGTTGAATTGAGACACAGAAGGCTCCAAAGAACAAACTCTTGTAACAAGAGGCGTGTGAGACTCAGAACCAGAAGTTCTGATGTATCACACAAGAGGGTGGTCTCAAATGCCGTAAGAGAAATTAGCAAAAGGggcacatttttttttcctttttctttttaaaagaggaagaaacaaaaagacgagaaaaaaatagtattaaggTCTGGAAGAGTGGAGAGAGTTTGGTGGGTCATATCATGTGGTGAGTATAAGAAATTGCTCTTTAGTGGCCGTTGTTAGTTTTTGCTTCTTCCATGATGTTGATGCCTTCAACCATTTTTCCAATTAATGGGAACCTCTCCTGAGTGGGTCACAGCAGCACCACCCAGCACAGGTGTTTGTGTGTAtctgcactttttttttttttttatcttttcattcatgCTCTTTCTCTAAGAGGTTGGATTTTCGTGTAGGTTAGTAAGTATAGTACGTAGGTAGATAATATGCTTGACCAACTTCATAATTTAGTGCTGTTTTGGTGCTGGAATGAATGAATGTATGGATGGATGAAAAGTCGTAGCAAACACTGTTTGTTGGCTAGTATTTTCTCTGGTGACAGTTGCAACTCTTTTTTTACTTCCGGGGGGTGTGGGGAGGGGGGTGTTGTTTGGATTTGGATCTTCATTAGGTGTGTTTTTGTAATCTTGTTGTATCTGACCAAAagggtttttcttgttttgttttgttttattattttttgtcttgttttagGTTGATATCACTGTGATGCTGAATAagatgtttgtttttttgttcaGTCACAGATATCTTTGGTAGAACAAGTTTTGCAGCTGCTGGAATTGGTTTCTGAGACTTGCATGGGAATAGCGGCAGTTGTTTTGCGTGATTTGCCGGTGTCTTCAATTTAGTGGTTCGCTGAAGGATTAATATTTGAGAAATAGGAAATCAAGGAGGAAAGAACAAGCTCCACAAGCAAGTTTCAAGAACACAATTGTTTAGTCATGTCTGTGACATTACTATGGGTTGCTTCCTTCCCTGGTTTGGAGGTTTCGCGTTCCACCGGATTATTTGATTCTATCCAACATGTGAAGTTCTTGGATTCTTCCAAGGTTATGTCTCAGGATTATGGGTCGATTAGAGCGAAGGATAGGGAGAGGAGATGGAGATTTTACTCTTTGAGTACAGACATGAAGTATACATGTGTTGGACGGTCTGGCATAGAACGTGCTAGCAACTTCCCTATGGTAGCGAATGTGCTTGCAAACCCAGCAGCTGGAGAAGTGGCTGTTTCGTCAGAGCAGAAGGTCTATGATGTGGTGTTGAAGCAGGCATCTTTGGTTAAGAGGAAGTTTGGCTCTAAGGGTGAAATTGACGCAAGACCAGATATTGCTCTGCCTGGGAATTTGAGCTTGTTGAGTGAAGCATATGATCGTTGTGGAGAAATTTGTGCAGAATACGCTAAAACGTTTTACCTGGGTTAGCTTTCTCTTATCTTTCCTTCATGTGAGGATGTCAACCTCAGATTTCATTTGGGTTTGTGGCATGGTTTGAGTCCAATTTACATGGGCTTTTGTCTTTGCAGGAACTCTCCTAATGACTCCCGAAAGGCAAAGAGCTATTTGGGCAATATATGGTGAGTGATCATGCTTATTTGGTTAGGATTTCTTTCTCTTACAGTATAGTTGGAATCACCTCAAGCAAATACTTTAGGAAGACTTTTCACAAACTGTTCTTGAATTGAGACATGTTCTAACAACAGAATTTTTTGCTTTTAGAATGCACTAAGATGGTTTATTGTTACTCAGTTTGGATCCAAATTCCATATCTAATTGCAGTATTTAACTCAGAAGTTAAAAGCGCAAGAAACAAAGTTTTGGTCACTAGAAAGCTTGTTGACTAATTATATACTTGATAAAATCTTTTTGGAACTTTCAGGGTAGTTTATGTTTGAAACAAGAACTAGTAGACTTGTTTCGCTCTAGGTCTTCAGGCTTGAAAATCTGGTTTTTCGATTAACATTTAATCTGATTTAAAAACGTAAGTGTTTGAATTAGtcctaaaaaattgaaaacatctGTCTATGTTCCTTCTAAACTTCAAAGGAACCCGTGACAATGTACATTCCTTGGTGAAACTAAATCATTGCGTGAAAATGTATCTGACCAAATATGTAAATGAGAACTTAATCCTCTTATGTGCACTATAAATTGACAAACCTTTAAAGTGAGCAATCAATAATGAAGCTTTCACCTTCAGATGATAAAACTGCAACAGCACTGCTGTCTTACCTAATCTCTGACTGAAAATGCTTAAATTGTTAGACATTTGCAGCTGTTGAAATCTATGTTCATTTTGATAACCAAAATTTGAAGGACATGGGTAAACTGTGGCAGCTCTCATGGACTCCTTAGTGAATAAAATTTGCTTGTGCTTTATCTTGTAGtgtattatatatcttttgtcACATGATCGTGCAAGACTGTAAGGCGAACTACTCAATTGCCTTATATTGATCCCTGTTTTTCAGTGTGGTGCAGGAGAACAGATGAACTTGTTGACGGCCCTAATGCTTCACAAATTACACCAAGTGCTTTGGATAGGTGGGAATCAAGACTGGAAGAACTTTTTCAAGGTCGTCCATTTGATATGCTCGATGCTGCTTTATCTGATACAGTTGCCAGATTTCCTGTTGATATCCAGGTACGGATCCATTTCCTTAATCATTTAAGATATTTGCGGGAAATTCATTGCTAATCTATGCACAGACATAGGTTGTGTAATATgaattgtgtgttttaaaaCAATTGGAGTTTTGGAGGTGATTATTatcttttgtattatttttacataCTTTCCTTAATTTATTTAGTCTTTGATGAGATCGACCTCTGCTTGATTTGAACTCTTTCATTAGTTCACTCATAAAATCTACGTTTTACCTTCCAATGCATGCTTTTAAGGGGAACAAACTGGCAAATATGCactttgtccaaaattttcttgCTGTATTGTCCGAATCAGAGTTCTGAACTGCTCACGATACTAATCTCTTTGTTTCTTAAATTCATTTCTATACTACATTTAAATCTCTGAGTCCTTGGAGAAAAATCACATATAGCGGTTGCTCATTTTGAAATGCTGTTTAAATTTTTCTGAGAATATCACTGCTTGTCTTTGCTGTAAACATCTTGTAAACCGCCAAGGTATTTCATGTGCCCCTCACATGACTTTTGTGAAACCATTAATCATGTGGCATTACTTACAATAAACTTGAGTTTAATATATTCATCTTCATTTTTAGAGGACATATttttcaactcttttattcacgtCCATGCAGCCATTTAAAGATATGATAGAAGGAATGAGAACGGATCTTAAGAAGTCGAGATACAAAAACTTTGATGAACTATATCTTTACTGTTACTATGTTGCTGGGACAGTCGGTATAATGAGTGTTCCAATCATGGGCATTTCTCCATATTCACAAGCCACAACTGAGAGTGTTTACAATGCTGCCTTGGCCCTAGGAATTGCAAATCAGTTAACCAACATACTAAGAGATGTTGGAGAGGAGTAAGTCCGTAAATATTCATGTTTATTCAAGTCTCTAGAAAGATTATGAAGAAAATACTTGTAGAATCAAGATTGTGAAGTTTACTTCTCGTACTGTAACCATTTTGGTATTGTCCATCATACAATTATATGTCAATGCCTAACTTGAGTTTTGATGATTATGAGATGCATATCACCTTATTGATACACATGATAGCTGGACTTTACCGTctcaaaaagttaaaataaaagcatgagATGTATACTAGATGCAGTATTTTGTATAAATGTTCAATATCAGCAAGGCTTTCTGTTGCTTCTTGTTCTGGACTAGTCAAAACTTGTGTAGGAGTTTCTTTTATTGGTAACTCACTGTAAGCCATTCATGCTATGTCTGGTTTGAGTTTCAGgttgtttttattctttctccGGTCCATAAAACTTGAATATGCTTCTGTGTGATTTGTTAGGATTTACTACTCTGTGGTGTCTAACCTGAaggtagagaaaaaaaaaaaaggtggctgaaaaatgaaaaattattgtgGAACTAATACCAAAATATGCTTCTAGGATACCATGTTAGTTTATTCTGATACTGATTTCAGGAATGAATCTGCATCTTAATTTGGTTAAACccttttcattttcaacagTGCCAGCAGAGGAAGAGTGTATCTACCTCAAGATGAGTTGGCTCAAGCAGGGCTTTCAGATGATGACATATTTGCTGGTAAGGTGACAGACAAGTGGAGGAACTTCATGAAGAGCCAAATAAAAAGGGCTAGAATGTTCTTTGATGAGGCAGAAAAGGGAGTGACGGAGCTTAATGAAGCTAGCAGATGGCCGGTATGAAATTccaatatttatcattttataaaacctTTTCTGTGCCTGAGATTTTAAGAATAGTCATCAATGCATCCTTGAAGTATTTTCCTCTCTCCTAAATGCTCCGTAAAGTAATTTAAGTATTAGAAATCAAGATTCATAGTctgcaaaatttgaaaaacccTTCAAAATGGTCCTTGGAggatatattataatatgttaacaCAGGAGGAATCAAAGTGATGGATATTCCATACTCAGGGAATCATTTCagtacttttattatttagggACTACTTAGTGATATTTGAAAGATCAAATTGTTggtttattcaaattttaaagtgGACACATGCAAAACCTTTTCAGAATCAATGGGGTGGGCCTGTGGAAGCTTGACGAAACATTTTCTTGgtcaaaatatttctttaacaaTGATAGTCacacaaacaaatttaaaaatctgaACTTTAATCCAAGAGATAAAGGTTTGCAGTCAGTGTCaacaaagaaatatatttataattggtTATGCTCTTAGGTGTCTGCATACGAGTCTGTAGCGTGTTCTAATGGAGTGACGTCATTGTAACTACATTTTTCCAATATAGTAACAGTGTAAAGTTGATTGTgaactaataaattttttaggGCTACCCATGTGAGAATACACACACTCCTAGAAAGATTATGGCAATTCTAGAACCGAAATGGAAAAAGGTGAAGCCTTTCATGCATTATTTAACTAGTTTGACATGTGAACACAAAAGGGTTCTGTGGGATTTGTAGGTATGGGCGTCCTTGCTGTTGTATCGCCAGATTTTGGACGAGATTGAAGCTAATGATTACAACAATTTCACCAGGCGGGCTTATGTGAGCAAAGCCAAGAAGTTTCTTTCCTTGCCAGTTGCTTTTGCTAGATCTGTGGTTCCTCCATCAAAAATATTATCTCCTGTAATGAAAACCTAAATCCAATGCCATATAATGTTAGGTGGAAGAATGGATTTAGGAGAGCCACAGAAAATGCAAAAGCACAATTTGTATATAGTCAAATAAGGCATAATTTTAGTTACTATTGGATTTTGATATTCATGCGCCcctttttatgaaaaaagaagTTTGGATTAATATGTTGTCCTCTTTTTTAATGATCcctttttatgaaaaagaagtttgttttaatatgttgtccttttttttatagatCACTTTGATGctagttataaattattttaaccgACCCACGTTTACTTTCTTTATTGTTAGTATTATAATTGGAATTTGGCTAAACTTTATTGGAAAGTTTTCAAATTGACATTTCCATTACAACCACATACTTTGAAGTGTTTCCATTAAATAATAACTTCATGAAAAAGCAACTTATgttttagatgaaaaataatttaattggaATGTTTCTAATGATTGTAATTTGATTATAACAACCCGGCATAATGATATTTTCCAAGGCAAGCGAGTCAATAGCAGTAAGAAACTACAATTATAAATACCAGAAACATAAAATGTGATTCTCTTTATGCCAATCAAAATAAtgactataattttttatataactattGTTACCATAAAAAGTAattgcaaaaatataaaaaagtagtATGTGAACACTTTCGattttatgtataataaataagttataaaattattttaatttccagtaattattttaattttttaattaaaaacacttGCAATTTTACATCATGTATAGTTTATTGTGGACCAGGAAACTAAAGAATTGATTAACCAACATAATAAAACAAAGGATAAGAGAGATAAAAAAGTGCttacacaaaaataattaaaagatatctTTCATCTAAATCATCTTTCAAAGTCACACTCAATGTTATGTTGCCTGAtagaaattgataattttttttaaaagatatactTTCCATATATTACATGAAATTTGGAGTGTTATCCTATATCAAAAAGGCCTATTAGCTCAGTTGGTTAGAGCGTCGTGCTAATAACGCGAAGGTCGCAGGTTCGAGACCTGCATGGgccattttttatattttgtttacctttttcTGTTCCAGAACAGGAACTTAGCTTATTTTTCGTCAATTCCTTGTCACAACCAAAAACAGGATTCCCACTGTTTTGAGattattcaaaatgagaaataacaCCACTTATTTTGCTGAAAATAGTGGAACTAAAACTGATTACTTATAAGCTAAAGTGAAAATAAACATGCTAATATGACAAGAATGTGAAGTTCAGATTATAATTCATGTGTTCATAAGATGACGTGGCAAAATAGAGGCCGTTGATTTAACGGGAGCGACGCGCAGATTCGATGTAGTCTTGAAGGGCTTTGACTTGCTCTTGAGAAGGGGGTGTTTGGTTGTTCTTGATGGATCTATGAACATCATAGGTTGTtgatgcaaagaacaaaagccTGTAATGTAATGTTATGGTTTGCAAGTTTAAGCGCGTTTACAAGGAACTATTAAAACTGAAATTTATTAGAGAATTGAATGGAAGTAGAACAAATGCATACATACCCAGAAGCAAAAAGTATAATCTGGCTCGGGAAAACGTGTTTGCCGAAGATCCTCATCGTCCTGTTTATTGTGTGGCTAGCTGATCGACGCGCTTCTGGCTTCTGTCTCCAACCAAACACAGTgcaaatgattatttattattagtttttgtttgtgtCGGGTCAAGGACAAATATGGGGCAGTTTCTTACTGCACCCCATATTTTCCACCTGCACCCCAATGGCGGTGATGAAATGTTCATTGTATccttaatgtaaaaataaataaaaacataaattttcttctccttctccacTTCGTCTCTTCCGTTTTCACTGCACAGCTTCAGGAACTGCCCTACAGAGACAAAGACTTGTCACACTTATACTAGTGGATATACTTATCACATTCTAGCAACATTATTAGATATTGCATTTTAGTTTTAGATCCTCTTAGTAATTTTTTGTCTGTATATCCTTATTTTATGTCTCGTgacattttttcattattatcgTTCAAAGTATGTAATATATTTCTTGGGTctactagattttttttttttgtttatgtaaacaataataaaatacttattccATTTTAATAGACTAACATAGGAGTGATCAATTAATGTATTAAGAATGCAATATATTATCCTTAATATCCAAACTTTtccattaaaaacaaaatttaccaaaggaaaatcaaattattttgtatCAATTATaatcacttttatatattttttgtattttttatatttatcatttctcTCCCAACCTAACAatatatgtgtatttttttttattgtccaTTTACTTTGTCAATTTAATACAATAatcataaaactaattaaatgaTCACAcctattaaattaattcatttcgtgtataaaatatatatacaaatacatTACAATATAACTACATGACATGTCAAATTTATTAcacaaaataaatgaatttttatttatatcttttattgtaAAAGGTCTAACACAATCTTGTTTAACCAAATCATCTGAACTTACAAAAATACTGTGTTGAATTCTTTCTTGTCTGACAACTTATCTATCATTCAAAATTGGAATTTTCAATTCAATAgtgtttcatttaaaaaaaaaattatttcataaactaaaataaattcacaCTCTAGAatgtacaaaaaaaattaaaaaaattaagtttcaaattgCATAGTATgaaactaaaacaaaacaaaaaaaaaccgCAAATCATAAACTCACCTACAAAGCAATTGAAAGCCACTAGAAACAGCCGCGAATCGTTACCAACACCCATAAACCATAACCAATCACCGCCAAAAACCATCACAAATTGCACCATAACCTTCAAAACATACTGGATAAAAACCTCCAACAATCAGATGCCTAAAACTATTTCCAGAAGGGTACTTTTGGTATTTAAAAAGTATggaaattaatgtaataaacaTGGGATGCAAAAAGAAAATGCCCAAATCGAACATCCTTAAATATTGGACTTTGACATAATACAACTAAGGATGTTTTATTACGCACCCGCAAACCTCACCTGCCACCTCTTTTCACGAAATAGttcaaatacttttattttatttatatatcatttctAAAAGTCAACGCAAAATTAAGTATTCCTTTATCATTCATAtcttcattttgattttcatttaattttattgcaaagcaaaaattaaaaagagtaaagaagaagaaaattataacTACTTTATCAGGATAAAAAAATAGTGTGTTTCTTAATTTCtacgttaaaaatattaaaggaCATATATTAGATAacaaattgcatttttaatatcataagGATTATGGGCACATCtactctatatattttttaattattcaatatttttaatgaataatattttggggGCAAGAATGATAATGGGATAAATTTATAACCTAATCAAATTGCTCAAAGTTCACACTACAAACTCAATCTTAGTGACTTCTTAACAACTATTTTAGGACATTCATGGATAAACTCTTGCTTTTGTATACTAAAGgatattaatttttagaaatgattaattttactttataattattttgtttaatggttagagaatatttaattttggttaattttgtCTTGCATGGTATAAAAAACTTGCACTCCCTTTCATTTTGGAATGTAATAAAAGAAGACTGATGAAAGGTTTTTATACATTGTACATGAGCTAAACATTATCAGGTTTGGATAGTTTCTTTAGAATTActtttgagagaaaagaaaaacgaaatgaATTTCTCTATGAATAAAAGTTAGCTTTGATAATATTTTGCCATTGTTTAAGTTTAAGTACAATGTGCAATTACTCTAATCAGGAACTCATTCTGCTGAACATTGTTCTGATTTTCAAGAACAGGAAAGTACAGAAATCACATTCTAGAGATTTGAAGAGGTATAGTAGTTTCAAACATTTCATGCCTAACAGCAGAAACCAGAGGGAGATTTTCTCTATGGCCTTGTTTCTGCAGAAGATGTCTCTGACAATTTTCAGCAGCCATGACCCCAGCAGAGTAAGCTCCATGCACAGATCCCTGGTGGTCATCCATGCTGACAGCTTCTCCACCAAAGAATAGATTACCCAATGGTGCACGAAGCCTCTCATACACATCATCTGGCTTCCCTACTAAATCACATGCATAACAGCCAAGAGAGTTTGGATCTGTTCCCCAATGTGACACAAAATATTGAACCTGCAATAGTCCATCAAAACTCAAAATCCAGGATCATGAAAGTGGATATAGAGAATACTGAAATGAGACACATGGCATGAGAGGTGAACTTACAGGCTTAGATGCATGAGGAAACATGTTCTTGAGCTTTTGCATTACAAAATTTGCAGCTGATTCATCAGATAGCTTTTCAAGGTCATGAGCAAACCTTCCAGCAGCCATATACACAAGAATTGGATGACCTGTTGCTTTGTGGAGATTGAGAAAATAACCACAGGCATACGAGGTGGGTGACACCATGCCCAGAACTTCTACATTAGGCCAAAATACTCTATCAAATCtcagggcaattttgttttcatttcccACACCAATATCTTTAATTGCTGCAGTCTTCCATTCAGGCAATTTTGGTGTAAATTCAATTGAATTGGCCTTAAGGATTCCAATAGGAACAGTTAGAATAACAGCATCAGCAACAAAGTTTCTGCCACCCTCAACTGTGACCATCACCATGTTGTAACCATTGGATATTTTGGTCACCCTACATATGAGGTTTCACAAAAAGGGTAAAATCTTCATCCCTAATCACCCCACCAGAGGGACAGAAAAAATTGGTATGCGTTTCTTATTGATAGAAGTTACCAAAAACGATAATAAATAATTCCACATAAATTGtagttttctcttttcttttttgcatgTTGTGACACAAATCACGAAAACGATTATGTATCAAATCATATAGCTAGGTCGTGCAATAAATTATACAGAAAACCTGTGGTTTAAGCGTATATCGAGATCAGTTGCAAGAGCTTTTACAACAGGATCATATCCTTGCACCACGAGTCCATGGCCACCAGTGAGGACATGCTCCTGTACGAAAACCAAGAACAAGAGCAATACTAGCATTCAATTGAATACTAAACAACGCCAAGTTCATCTTGTACATACAGACGGAACCCTGGTTTAAATTTTATCACTTCAACCAACGGAATAACTGCGATGAATCATGGACCTAAGAAGGTAACACATAAGTGTCATGCGGAAATATAGCTTGTTCAGCAAAGACTTCTAtagaagaaaatacaaaaacagATAGATATTTTTCATACTAGTACCCGAATGAGTACAAAGTTACCAAAAGAGGCAATacttaatattataatgaaaatccATATAACTTATCAGTCTTGTGAAATTCACAATGCTTGTTCGAACATTGAAAATCTTGATCCAATAGtcaatttaattcatcagtataATTCAAACTGATTTGAACAAGTGCAtggagttttaaaaaaattgtcttgaTTACTTGATGAATAAGTCTATCTCAAGCTCAAATTCATAGAATATGTCTACTTTGTATTTTCATAAGCGTGatctttttcatttgaaaaatagAAGACACCGAAAGTCTGAAAGATTCAAAACACGAAAGATAGTGAACTGACTTCATATGGTAATTTTCAGTTTCCCTCAATTTATATAGGATTAATGTTTCTTAGATGACCTATAATATGAGTGACAATTT contains these protein-coding regions:
- the LOC106765025 gene encoding phytoene synthase 2, chloroplastic isoform X1 is translated as MSVTLLWVASFPGLEVSRSTGLFDSIQHVKFLDSSKVMSQDYGSIRAKDRERRWRFYSLSTDMKYTCVGRSGIERASNFPMVANVLANPAAGEVAVSSEQKVYDVVLKQASLVKRKFGSKGEIDARPDIALPGNLSLLSEAYDRCGEICAEYAKTFYLGTLLMTPERQRAIWAIYVWCRRTDELVDGPNASQITPSALDRWESRLEELFQGRPFDMLDAALSDTVARFPVDIQPFKDMIEGMRTDLKKSRYKNFDELYLYCYYVAGTVGIMSVPIMGISPYSQATTESVYNAALALGIANQLTNILRDVGEDASRGRVYLPQDELAQAGLSDDDIFAGKVTDKWRNFMKSQIKRARMFFDEAEKGVTELNEASRWPVWASLLLYRQILDEIEANDYNNFTRRAYVSKAKKFLSLPVAFARSVVPPSKILSPVMKT
- the LOC106765025 gene encoding phytoene synthase 2, chloroplastic isoform X2 — its product is MSVTLLWVASFPGLEVSRSTGLFDSIQHVKFLDSSKVMSQDYGSIRAKDRERRWRFYSLSTDMKYTCVGRSGIERASNFPMVANVLANPAAGEVAVSSEQKVYDVVLKQASLVKRKFGSKGEIDARPDIALPGNLSLLSEAYDRCGEICAEYAKTFYLGTLLMTPERQRAIWAIYVWCRRTDELVDGPNASQITPSALDRWESRLEELFQGRPFDMLDAALSDTVARFPVDIQPFKDMIEGMRTDLKKSRYKNFDELYLYCYYVAGTVGIMSVPIMGISPYSQATTESVYNAALALGIANQLTNILRDVGEDASRGRVYLPQDELAQAGLSDDDIFAGKVTDKWRNFMKSQIKRARMFFDEAEKGVTELNEASRWPV
- the LOC106765271 gene encoding probable polyamine oxidase 4, giving the protein MNLTFVVCMLFNMDGHQVSQQMVMEVGDTFKRILAETVKVREEHPDDMSILQAISIVLNRHPELRQQGLAHEVLQWYICRMEAWFATDADMISLKTWDQEHVLTGGHGLVVQGYDPVVKALATDLDIRLNHRVTKISNGYNMVMVTVEGGRNFVADAVILTVPIGILKANSIEFTPKLPEWKTAAIKDIGVGNENKIALRFDRVFWPNVEVLGMVSPTSYACGYFLNLHKATGHPILVYMAAGRFAHDLEKLSDESAANFVMQKLKNMFPHASKPVQYFVSHWGTDPNSLGCYACDLVGKPDDVYERLRAPLGNLFFGGEAVSMDDHQGSVHGAYSAGVMAAENCQRHLLQKQGHRENLPLVSAVRHEMFETTIPLQISRM